A region of the Clostridium estertheticum subsp. estertheticum genome:
GACATAAACTATAATACCTAATTTTTCTTAATGTGTCAACATATTTTCTTGCTTTTTTCATTCTTTTTTTTTAATATAGTATATAAATCTAGTAAATTCAACGGTTTAAGCTTTAAATAAATTTTAAATTTTTTTTAATATATTACTAAATTCTAGACATACTTTATGATTTTATATAAAATCCATGTTCATCTTACTCATTTTAGGGTAAAATTATAATTAAACAATTTATATTATAAACATAATTTTTTCTCGAAGGGAGAGATTTTCTTGAAACATACTCTTATAATAGTTGGCGGAGGCGCTTCCGGTCTAACAGCTGCTCTTATAGCTAAAGATTCTGGTATAGATGTAGCGATAATCGAAGGAAGCGATAGAATTGGCAAAAAAATATTAACTACTGGTAATGGTAGATGTAATATTAGTAATGACAATATAAATAATGATAGATACCACAGTGATAATCCTGGTTTCTTTGCAGATACTCTAAATTCTTTTTCTGCAGCAGATACTATAGATTTTTTCGCTTCTTTGGGCATACCTTTGGTAACCGTAGATGGAGGTAAAATGTTCCCTATGTCTATGCAGGCCTCCTCAGTTCTTGATATATTAAGATTTTCCCTAGACGAAAAAAACATACCGGTCTATACAAATACTAAAGCTAAGGAAATCACTAAAACTAAGAAGGGTTTTAAAATTTATTGCTCAGATAATAGTATATATGAATGTGACAGGTTGATTCTTGCTGCTGGTGGCAAATGTGCCCCTAAAACAGGTTCTGACGGCTCTGGATATACATTAGCAAGGCAATTAGGCCACGATGTACTTCCTCAAGTACCTGCCCTCGTACAGCTTAAATTAAACTATAGCAGGTTAAAAGCTTTATCTGGAGTGAAATTTGATGGCTATGGAGAAATATTTATAAATGGTTTATGTATTCAAAAGGAATTTGGAGAAATACTCTTTACGGACTATGGCATTTCTGGCCCTCCAATACTTCAACTTAGCAGGACTGCAGCTTATGGCTTATCTAAAAGTAATAAAGTTTCTTTAAAAATTGACATGTTACCAAATATTAGCCGTGAAGATCTACCAAAATTTTTAAACAAACATTGGTCATTATTTGAAAGTCGCGACCTTTGTGATTCATTTATTGGCATAATTCACAAGAAACTTATTCCAATAATTTTAAAAGAAGCCAAAATAGAAGATATGCATAAAGCTTGCTGCAAATTAGCGCTAATAGAAAAAGAAGCCATTTATGATTTGCTTAAACATTGGCAATTTGAAGTATCAGGCACTAATTCTTTTTCAAATGCTCAAGTTACTGCAGGAGGTATTAATACAAAAGAAATTAACCCTCAAACTCTAGAATCTAATATTATAAAGGGCCTGTTTTTTGCAGGTGAAATATTAGATGTTGATGGAGATTGTGGTGGTTTTAACCTTCAATGGGCATGGAGTTCTGGTGCTGTTGCAGGAAGAAATGCTTCCAAATAGATTTTCTTATATATTACTAATGAAAAGGATAGATTGCTCAGATTTCTTTCACTTCACCATGTAACTCTAAAATTTATATTATTTACATCTGCTAAAAATCACAAACTCGCTTTCGCTCAAACATGCGATTTTCTTCACGCATCTGCAAATAAAATAAATTAAGAATTACTATGGTTTGTTCAAATGAATCCTACGCAATCTATCCTTTTGTTATCATAATATAAGAAAAATAATTTTAAGCATCCCATTACATTATTTTTTATTTTCATGTTTCTTTACAGACTTATCAGAATAACGCCATATCATAAATATTAAAACTAGAACTAAACATAATACACCAACAGTTATATTCAATTTTCCATAATGTATCCAGCTAAATACTATCATCATAATCCCGATAATTGTTATAATTCGTTTTGCCTTAATAGATTTCATATATTTCCCTTTCTTAAGCGATATATACTTTAGTTAATTCTAGTAACTATACCCAGATACTTTCCAAAAGAGTAAGCTCAACACCCTCTTCATTTACTATTCTGTGTCTACATATTGTTTTATCAACTTCTTTTATAACCTGCGTGCTTACTTTTATGATTTCACCGTATTTTGTTTCCTTTATGTAAGTCACCTTAATATTTTTAAGTTCTTTGTTTAATATTATGTCTTCAGGTATTGTCTCTATTGCCCAGGCTGCATATTTAACGTTATTTACGTGCATATTTGTATCAATATCACTGTATCTTACCTGAAAACTTTTCTCATTATCCACTTCATTTATTGATAATATATTCTCAATGTTTTTTAATGCATTGGGACTATCCTCTATACCATAAACTTCATATAATTCTTTTGTAACCCTTATCGGTCTTCTTGTATCTGTGTTTATTAAAATCCAAATTGAATCAGCATGACCTATTATATTTCCTTTACCATCAAAGATATCATATTTTCTATCTGCATAAAACTTTTTAAAAGAATGTGCAAATGTCTCCACCTTTATAGTCTCGTTAAGAAGTGGGTAAGACTTAATTGTTATATCCCACTTATATAAGACCCAAGCCATTTTATTCTCTTTAAGGTAGTCTATTCCTACTCCTAAAGTTTCACTTTGATACATTGCCATATCTCCTAGATAATTCATTATACTTGTAATCAGAACTCTTTTTTGTATATCTACTTCATAATAATGAATGTTATACTCCCTGCTTGTAACCACTGGAATTTTACTCACCATATCACCCCTATATTTTTTATAAGTACATAATATCTAATAATTTTGTTATTAATAATTTTGTTATTAATAATTTCTTTTATACTTAGATTATATCAAAATAAACTGCTTAAACATTCAATAATAAGTTAATATAAATATAAACTTTGATAAATTTTTATTTATGTATGTAATTGTTATGAAATAAGTGATAAAATATTGTTGTCAGTATTCGTTACGAAACTGAACTATAAATAAGGATTATGAATAGGTCGACTTATATCCTTATGGAATAAGAGCGGAGGGAACACATGATTAATAATAACTCTATTAAAATCAAAAAAATAAAAACACGTGAACTTACAACCATTGGTATGCTATCAGCAGTTTGTGTAGTACTTGGGTTAACTGGATATGGTTTTATTCCACTTCCTGGTTTCAAAGCTACTATAATGCATATTCCGGTTATTATAGGTTCAATAATAGGTGGCCCTATTGTTGGAATGACCATTGGTTTAATATTTGGTGTTTTCAGTGTTATACAAAACATAACTGCTCCCAATATACTATCTTTTGCTTTTATAAATCCTTTAGTATCTGTATTACCAAGGGTTCTTATTGGTCTTACTTCGTACTATGTTTATAAACTAAGCTTTGGTAAAAATGAAAACCTAAGAATTGGACTTGCTACCGTAATCGGTTCTTTAACTAACACATTTGGGGTTTTAACTATGGTATACATTTTATACGCAGCTAAATTTGCCGTTTCTAAGGGCATAGACCCTTCCATTGCTGCAAAAACTATTTATAGCCTTGCTATAATAAATGGTGTTCCAGAAGCCATCATAGCTACTATAATTACCATTCCTGTTATATTGGCCATTAAAAAAATAAGAAAAAATTAAAAAACAAGACACTTAGCATTTGCTAAGTGTCTTAATTTTTTTATGCGTTTATTGCAGTCATTAATTCTTCTAAATTAAGACCATGAACCATTGATGCTTCTTCTAATGTTTCAGCTTGTGCTGAAGGGCATCCAACACAACCCATTCCAAAGTTCATTAATACTTGAACTGATTCTGGTTTTTGTCTTACAACTTCGCCTATTGTCATATCCTTAGTTATTTTCATATTATATACCTCACTTTATTTTAGTTTGAAATAATTATATCAGAATTTGACTAGTTAATAAATAAAAATATTCACTAACTTTAATTCTCATTCTCATTGTATTCTATATACTTAAACTTTACTAGTACGCACTTTTTTAATCTTTAGTATCAATTTGTATACTTCATGCATGTTTTCTATATTATTTATATTTTCCTATAATACAAAAAACATACATGAGTATAAAATAATTTAATATATATTATATTTCAGTTAATACCATTGTTTGATCTCTTTTAGGACCTACTGAAACTATTGAAACCTTAACACCCGTAAACTCTTCAATTCTCTTTAAGTATATTTTTGCATTTTCAGGAAGTTCTTCATAACTTCTTGCATCTGCTATACTTAAATCCCAACCATCAAATTCTTCATATATTGGCACGCACATAGCTAAATCCTCAAGACTTGCTGGGAAATAATCTATAATACTACCCTCAAATTTATATCCTACGCAAATTTTGATTTTTTTAAGTCCTGCTAAAGTATCTATTTTGGTTACAGCAAAACTAGTGATTCCGGAAACTCTTGCTGCAGATTTTAATATAACAAGATCAAGCCATCCACATCTTCTTGCTCTACCTGTTGTTACACCAAATTCAAACCCTTTTTCGCGGATCCATTCTCCTGTTTCATCCTCAAGTTCTGTTGGGAATGGTCCCTTTCCTACTCTTGTAGTGTAAGCCTTAGCTACTCCTACGACACTTGTAATCATAGTAGGTCCTATTCCTGCTCCAACACAAACTCCACCTGCAATAGTGTTTGATGAAGTTACAAAAGGATATGAACCATAATCTATATCAAGTAAAGTACCTTGTGCTCCTTCAAATAAAACATTTTTTCCAGCTTTTATTGAATCATAAACTTTAACTGATATATCTTTGACAAAAGGCCTCATCCTATCTGCATACTCTAAATACTGTGTATATATTGTATCAAAATCTAAAGCTTTTCCACCCAAAACTTTTGTTATTATATCATTTTTAATTGTTAGATTAGTTTTAAGTTTTTCTTTTAGAACATCTTTTTTCATTAAGTCACAAACTCTAATTCCACTTCGTTCAAATTTATCAGTATAACAAGGGCCTATACCTTTTTTGGTAGTTCCAATATCATTTTTACCTCTGGCTATCTCATATAAATTGTCTAACTCTTTATGGTAAGGCATTATAACCTGTGATCTATCACTAATCATTAGTCTTTCTGGTGTTATATTCTCACCTAAACCTTGTAAATAATCAATTTCTTTAAATAAAGCTTCTGGATCTACAACAACACCATTACCTATTACATTCAATTTATTCTTGTATAGTATTCCTGATGGTATTAAGTGAAGTTTGTATTCCTTATCTCCTACAACAACAGTATGACCTGCATTGTTCCCACCTTGGAACCTGACTACAACGTCTGCTCCCTCAGCAAGATAATCTGTCATCTTACCTTTACCTTCATCACCCCACTGGGCCCCTAAAACAATAAATGCTGACATATAAATTCCTCGCTTTCTTTCAATTCGCAATAAATTTCTTAGATCCCTTGGCGCTCAAACTTCATTGCCTATTATGTTTACTTTATATTTGAATTATACACTTTAAACATTCATATAACCAATTATTTAAATTAATCACCATCGAAGGTGCTGTAATCTTAATCTTCCTTTGTAGTTATATCTCTTGCTACTATGACTCCAGTTGCAGATGCTTGCATTAACCCTCTAGTTATTCCTGCCCCATCCCCTATAGTATACAAATTATTAATCGCTGTTTCAAACTTATCATTTGTACTAAATTTACTAGAATAGAACTTAACTTCCACGCCATATAGTAATGTATTTTTGCTATATAATCCTGGTGCTATTTTGTCAAAAGCCTTTAATGCCTCTACAATAGACGTTAGATGTCTTTGTGGTAATACAAAACTTAAATCACCCGGTACTGCTGACTTTAGTGTAGGTACTGTAGTTGACTTACTTAACCTATTAACATCTGTTCTTCTTCCCTTTAGTAAATCCCCAAGTCTTTGAACCATTATTCCTCCACCAGTTAACATATTACCTAACTGAGCTATATATTTGCCATAACCAATAGGCTGATTAAACGGCTCTGTAAAACTAGTAGATACAAGCATTGCAAAGTTTGTATTGCTTGTTCTTAGTTTTTGATCTGAGTAACTATGACCATTTACAACTGCAATGGTATTATCATCATAATACTCCGCTGACACTACTCCACCTGGATTCATACAGAAAGTTCTAACCTTATTACCAAATGTATCAGAATAATAAACTAATTTTGCTTCATATAAGTCCTTTGTTAGATGATCCATAACAGAATTAGGCACCTCAACTCTTACCCCAATATCTACGGCATTGTTAGTAACCTTTATGCCATGTTTTTTAGCTTCATTTGCAATCCACTCAGCCCCACCTCTGCCAGGAGCAGCTACAACATATTTTGCATTAACCTTAAATACACCGTCTTTATTCTTTAATAATACTCCAGTAGCTTTATTGTCCTCAATTATTATCTCTTCCACTTCACTAAGTTCGACAAAGTCTGTATTTGTACTATCTATTAAATGATGATACATAGATTTTAAGACTTCATACGCAAGTTCTGTTCCTAAATGTCTTACAGGGCACTCAACAAGACGAATATTGTGTTTACTTGCCTCATATTTAACATCCTCTACTTTATCACTATTAAGTCCATAGACCTTTTCATTTGCTCCAAACTCCATGTATATATCATCACAATATTTTATTAATTCTTTTGATTCATCTTCAGACAAATATTCTAGAAGTCTTCCACCAACCTCTGGACTTAGTGAAAGCTTACCATCTGAAAAAGCTCCAGCTCCAGCCCATCCATATGTTATTCCACAGGGATTACATTTGACACATTTGCCATTGATCCTCGCTGGACATTTTCTTTTCTCTATATTTCTTCCTTTATCAACTATAAGTACATTGAGTTCAGGTTTTTTATTAGCAATTTCCAGTGCAGTAAATATTCCCGCTGGACCGGCTCCTACAACAATTACATCGTAAAAATTTTTCATTTCATATGCCTCCTTATACTACTCCGTATAGAATAAAAATTATCACTGGTTGCCATACCCCTTAATATTAGCAGAGCAATATTAAGGAGTCAATACAAAATACGAATATTAGTAATTTTTTTGTGATAATAGTTCGTGTATATTTTCACTAAAGTACTCTACATATAAATTAAAAACAAAAATGCACTTATTCATATTTATTGAATAAGTGTATTTTTCTATTAGTTAACTCCAAACCACTTCATTATACTTGCTATTTCTGTCTATTTCTTAAGAAAACTATTATAAATACTTATATTATCTAATGACCTTATTCTTTCTGAAAATTTACCTTCTTTTGTATCTCCTAAGGCTTTATTCATATCATACATTCTTGCATCCATTATGTCTAAATGATGTAACATTTCTGCTTCAGGTATCATTGGTTTTTTAGGACTTCCATATTCCGCTTCATAATGATGAGCCAGTACCATATGTTCTAACAACATTGTTACTTCTTTATCCGCTTTAACCTCAATACTTGCTGTTTCTATCATTTTAACACCTTGGATTATATGTCCTAGAAGTTGTCCTTCCACTGAATACTCACTTACAATTCCAAGCTCACTAGCATTCATCTCATATATTTTTCCAATATCATGAAGTATTATACCTGCATATAACAAATCTGTATTTAGAAAAGTATAAATCTCGCTTAATTTTTCTCCTGCCTTAAGCATAGTGGTTGTATGGTATAAAAGGCCTGATCTTATAGCATGGTGATTAGATTTAGCTGCCGGGTAATGCATTAGTTTCTCTTCATTATAAGTTAAAATATTAGTGACTATATTCTGAATATCTATATTTTCAATTTTAGATAAGTAGTTTAAAACATCATCATACATTTTCTCCGGTGAGTAAGGTGCTACTGCCACATAATCACAAATATTTACGTTGTCTTTTTCCTCAGTTAATCTTATTGCTTCAATCTTTAATTGAAGTTTTCCTCTCCACTCATTTACAGTTCCCTTAATTTTAACTAGTATGCTTTGTTTAAACTTATTTTCTAATTCATCATTGCACTCCCAAAGTTTTGCATTTATATCACCTGAGGCATCACCTAAATTAAAATCCAAATATTTATTTGTATTGCTATTATTGGAAACCTTTGTGTCTACAGACTTTATAACAAAAAAGCCTTCAATTCTATCCCCTTTTTTTATTTCGCTTATCTTCTTCATTTCCATATTTATCTCCTTATGTTGTAATAAATGTATTATATAAAATACGTTATGATGATACAATCGATTAATGTTTCTACACATATAAAGTGAATCACATAACTTTAATATCCCTATTAATTATACATCATTATTCTTTATAAATTAAACTAATTGTTTTATAGTTTAGCTATTTGTCCTCATTTAACAAATACTTTGATCTAACAGATTAAAATATTAAATAAAATATAAGTTTACTAATGTTTCCCAGAATATTTTACCGTTGCTAAACTATATTGTTTAAGTTATAATTTTTTAATAATGGAGGTGTACACATGAACGTTAATTTTTCTAATATTAATCTTAATACCATTATTATGTTTGCATTAGCATTGTTACTTGCTTATCTTGGTATTGCCGTATTTAAGTTGGTTGGAAGGATATTAAGTATCGCACTTGGTATATTTCTTTTAATATATGTCCTTCAACAAGTAGGTATTACTGTTCCTGTATTAACTGATATTCTTGCCATCTTATTAAATGTGTTAACCCCAGTTATAGATGCTGTTAAACATTTAATAGGTTTATAAACATCAAAAATATTTATTTTTAATGAAAAGATTAATAGGACAAGCGTAAATTAGCTTATTTTATTAGTCTTTTTCCTATTACAAAATTATTATTGTAGTATCCAGTTAATAAAGATGTTTTAATAACATCACCTGTCTTTGGTGATTGTATAAACTTATTATTCCCAACATATATACCAACATGAGATACTTGATTAGGTATTGCTGGATTCGTCCTAAAAAACACCAAATCTCCCTTTTGAAGACTATTTATATTAATTGAGGAACCTACATTTACTTGGTCCATAGTTGTTCTAGGTAAATTTATACCTATGCTTTTATAAACATACTGCACAAGACCTGAACAATCAAATCCACCACTTACATATTTACCCACAATATTAAATTTAGCCGGTGTTGTGCCTCCCCATAAATATGGCATGCCTAAAAATGTGTTTACGTACGCCATTAACCTATCAATATCCTTAGCCCTAGATGATTGTGTATTAACTAGACTTATGTAAGTTTTAGATATGTACCCTACTTTACCATTGTATATAATTTTATAAAAACTATTTTGTGTTCCATATATATTTACTTTAAGACCTTTTTTTATAATTTCTATAATGTTATCACCCATAGTAGCTTCTTTTCTCACATTTAAACTATATGCTGTAACAATACCCGTTCCTATAGATTGTAACAGTGATCTATTTACACTGCTTGTACTATTTATTGTGGTTATTTTAACATATGAACTGCATATGTATCCAGTCTTACCTTTATAATTTATTTTATAGAAGTTCCCCTCTTTTCCAAGTGTATTCACCATAGTATTTCTCGAAAGCGAAGTTATAATAGAAGATGAAAGTGAAGATTTTTGTCTTACACATAATGAACTTGCATTTATTATTCCACTATCAGCAAATACAGTATGTGAACTTGCCATAATAAATAAAACTGCTATAAAAGTTATTATTTTTTTCATGCACTCATCTCCAATAATTATACATTACATATTATTACTTTTATTGGTATTATTGTAACACAGGTTGGCTATTTTTTATACACTTATAATTAAATATTATAATATATACTGTTACTTTTATACCTTGTAACAAAAAAATTATTAGGTGATAATTATACCAAAAGATAGAAAAAAAGTAGTTAAGATTAACCCTTAACCACTTTTCTAACTCACTATTATTTTAATTTATTAACCTTCTCTATCCTATGCTTAAAAATTCTTGCCACAAGCAACTAATTTTTTATCACTTTTTATTAATTTGCTTTTGTCTATTCCAACCTTAACTTTTATCTTTTTCATATACATTCAACCTCACCTTATATGTAATTACACTTTAAGTGCTTAAACAGTAGCCTTTTAACTTCTTATTTTTCTTATCTACTAGTATTATCACCAATAATATTTTATCTTAATCAACTTCCATTATTATATATATGTTTAATTTATATAAATAATGCTTTTATATAAATAACATAATATTTATATACCCATTTGATATTTATATATAGGCAAGAAAAAATGAGTGTATCAATATGATTTTTAATCATATTGATACACTCATCTTTTTGATTTACAATTGGAGCTGAAAAAGGGGATCGAACCCTCGACCTACGCGTTACGAGTGCGTTACTCTACCAACTGAGCTATTTCAGCATATATTAAGAAATTCTAACTATTACATTTGTTTAATAACGATACAAATTTTTGTTAAGTTCTAATCCATTTGCATCAGTAAATGCATTGGTAACAATCAAAATTAAATCAACTAACACCCATATTCCAAAACCACCAAAAGTTAAAATCATTAAAATCCCTGTACCTATTTTCCCTACATAAAACCTATGGATACCTACTGCACCAAAGAAAATACACAGCAACAAAGTGAGTAACCAGTTTTTGGAACTAATATTTCGATCTTGCGTCATATTAGTTTGAATCAATAAATTAATGCCACAAACCTTACAAAAATTAGATCCATCATCATTTTGAGAATTACAATTATGACAGAACATTGAATCACCCTTTTTTTATATTATTTGGAATACCTCATTTATATTTTATCATATGTGTCAATACTTTACTATATATATAAATGAAGTATTTATTAACTAGTTATAAACTTGCACAATAGATAGGAGTGACTTTTATGTCACTCCTATCTATAAAGACATATCTTTTACGCAGCTAAGCCTTTTCATATAATCACTTTCAACAGAATCTATATCTTTTTTTTGTTTCTCCTCTTTTATTTTTTTAACATCAACTGAACCGCTAGTCTTTAAATCAGAATCTGGCATAGCGCTTTTAAAAAGATCTCCAACTATATTACCTATATATTCTTTAACCTGCGGATTATCTAAAATATTTGCAATATCTACAGTATCTAATTTCTTAACTTTATCACCATAGTCCCTATAAAACCTAAGCGCCTGCTTAATAAGTTTGGAATTGTTTATACCCTTTTTCTCCATACTGCCCACATAGTTTATTAAATCTTTGTCTGTTTCATCTCCTAAATTTGATGATACAGTTTTACGGAGTGCCCCCATGATTATTTCCTCTCAACATTGGTTGCAGCAACTTCTTTATTTCCATCCAAATATTCTAATACTAAAAGCTCTTTATATCTTTCAGCGAATAGTATAGCATTTGCACATTGAGGATTCTTATTTTCAATTAATTTTGGCTCAGTTTTTATGAACTCAGTTTGTAAATATTGTAGTAATAGAATAGCAGGCCCACCTATTATCCTTATATCTTTACAAGTATTCGGTTTAAAAGAGCTATTAATTGAACTGATTGCTTTCTCTACATACGGTCTTAACACTAGATCTTTAATATCTTGCAATACATTTTCCTCTCCAAAAGGTAGTTCATTATCCTCTAAAAATTCAATAGCATCTGATATATCATAATTACCATCAGATCCCTCAGCTGAGTTAAATTTAGTAAGAAGAGCTTCTATTGTTGGTTCAAAACCATGTTGAGCAAAACTACTAGCCTTAGTCATTCCAAGCACTTTATTACCAAATTCATCTTTTTCATATTTCCAATGAGACACATCTAAAGTCCCACCACCAAAATCAAGAAGCAGCATTGGATAACTAAATGTTTCCATAGTTTCAGCACTTAACGTTCCCCCTTGTTTAAATACTTGTACATCTAAAATCTCTATATCATATGTTACATTATTTATAGTTATAGTTTGCTTCTCCATCTTCTTGATTTCATTTTTTAGTGGAATACTATGGTCTATATAATATTCTGCGGGTAGTCCCACAGCAAGTCTTACTCTTATCTTAGTTTCACCCTTAAAGCTTAGTGCAATAGCATTAAGTAGGTTTAACTTATAATGGTCTGACATATATTTATTAGCTTCCATATTTAGTTTACCTTCCTTGTTGCCTACTGTAAACAACTTTCCATTCCAAATAATGTTACTTATTCCAGTAGCCCTCGAGCCATGTTTAGTTACAGCAGATACACGACTTGCAAAAGTTACATTAGTACTTGTTTTTGTAAATGTATTTCCTATATCTACAGTTAATACTGACGCCAACACTTTATTTAATGCGGGATATTTTTTTGATATTTCTGTTAAGTTCATTTCTTTTTCCTCCTAAATTTTTCTATTTGTTCTTTCTTGTTATATATTCTATATTTTAGGTTAATATCCTTCTTTTAATTTATTTAATTGTAAATATTTATAAATATACCTATAATTGTTTATTTACATACCTGCAAATATATATATATATATATTTACAAATGTAAACATACATATATATACTTAAGAAAAAAACCTTAATAACACTCCTGCCATAACAACCTATTTACTATTCATGTGCAAATAAAAATAGTATAACAAAATTTTTTAAATTTTGTTATACTATTTTAATTATTAGTCCCTATGAATTACATCAAGCCTTGCAAATTTACTGAATTGACCTATCCATGCAAGTTTTACTGTTCCTATAGGACCATTTCTTTGTTTTGCTATTATAAGTTCTGCTACGTTTTTATCTTCCGTCTCCTCATTATAGTATTCATCTCTATATAAGAACATAACAAGATCAGCATCCTGCTCAATAGAGCCTGACTCTCTAAGGTCAGATAGCATAGGACGATGGTCCGTTCTTTGCTCTGGGGCACGTGATAGCTGTGATAATGCTATAACCGGACACTGCATCTCTTTTGCGAGTGCTTTAATAGATCTTGATATTTCCGATACTTCCTGTTGTCTGCTTTCTGTATTACTTCCAGTCATAAGCTGAAGATAATCTATGACTATCATATCAATTCCATGTTCCATTTTTAATTTTCTACATTTTGAACGCATATCCATAACAGAAGTTCCTGCTGTATCATCAATGAATATTTTAGCAGCCGCAAGTGGTCCGGATGCTTTTGCTATATTTTCCCAATCTCTATCTTCTAAATCTCCATGTCTAAGCTTTGACATATCAACATTTGCTTCTGAACATAATAGTTTATATGAAAGTTGTTCTTTAGACATTTCCAGAGAAAATACAGCTACGCTTTTCCCCTGTCTAAGAGCTGCATACTCTGCTAAATTTAATGCAAATGTAGTTTTACCCATAGACGGCCTTGCTGCAATAAGTATCATATCACCCTTTTGAAATCCAGCTGTTTTATCATCAAGCTCTGGGAAACCACTTGATATACCAGTTGTTTCGCCTTTATTATTAAAGATTCTTTCTATTTCTAGAAATCCTCTCTCAAGCACTGTATTCATAGGCTCAAAGTCTCCTGCATTTTTTTTCTGTGATATATTAAATACTTTTTGCTCTGCAAGATCCATTACTGCTTCTACGTCATCTTGTTTATTATAACAATTTTCTATAATCTCAGTAGAAGATTTAATAAGTTTTCTCAAAGTAGATTTATCCTCTACAATTTTTATGTATGAACTTAAATTAGCTGTGGAGGGTATTGAGTTACTTATCTC
Encoded here:
- a CDS encoding adenylosuccinate synthase; this translates as MSAFIVLGAQWGDEGKGKMTDYLAEGADVVVRFQGGNNAGHTVVVGDKEYKLHLIPSGILYKNKLNVIGNGVVVDPEALFKEIDYLQGLGENITPERLMISDRSQVIMPYHKELDNLYEIARGKNDIGTTKKGIGPCYTDKFERSGIRVCDLMKKDVLKEKLKTNLTIKNDIITKVLGGKALDFDTIYTQYLEYADRMRPFVKDISVKVYDSIKAGKNVLFEGAQGTLLDIDYGSYPFVTSSNTIAGGVCVGAGIGPTMITSVVGVAKAYTTRVGKGPFPTELEDETGEWIREKGFEFGVTTGRARRCGWLDLVILKSAARVSGITSFAVTKIDTLAGLKKIKICVGYKFEGSIIDYFPASLEDLAMCVPIYEEFDGWDLSIADARSYEELPENAKIYLKRIEEFTGVKVSIVSVGPKRDQTMVLTEI
- a CDS encoding NAD(P)/FAD-dependent oxidoreductase — encoded protein: MKNFYDVIVVGAGPAGIFTALEIANKKPELNVLIVDKGRNIEKRKCPARINGKCVKCNPCGITYGWAGAGAFSDGKLSLSPEVGGRLLEYLSEDESKELIKYCDDIYMEFGANEKVYGLNSDKVEDVKYEASKHNIRLVECPVRHLGTELAYEVLKSMYHHLIDSTNTDFVELSEVEEIIIEDNKATGVLLKNKDGVFKVNAKYVVAAPGRGGAEWIANEAKKHGIKVTNNAVDIGVRVEVPNSVMDHLTKDLYEAKLVYYSDTFGNKVRTFCMNPGGVVSAEYYDDNTIAVVNGHSYSDQKLRTSNTNFAMLVSTSFTEPFNQPIGYGKYIAQLGNMLTGGGIMVQRLGDLLKGRRTDVNRLSKSTTVPTLKSAVPGDLSFVLPQRHLTSIVEALKAFDKIAPGLYSKNTLLYGVEVKFYSSKFSTNDKFETAINNLYTIGDGAGITRGLMQASATGVIVARDITTKED
- a CDS encoding ECF transporter S component, with amino-acid sequence MINNNSIKIKKIKTRELTTIGMLSAVCVVLGLTGYGFIPLPGFKATIMHIPVIIGSIIGGPIVGMTIGLIFGVFSVIQNITAPNILSFAFINPLVSVLPRVLIGLTSYYVYKLSFGKNENLRIGLATVIGSLTNTFGVLTMVYILYAAKFAVSKGIDPSIAAKTIYSLAIINGVPEAIIATIITIPVILAIKKIRKN
- a CDS encoding acyl-[acyl-carrier-protein] thioesterase, with amino-acid sequence MVSKIPVVTSREYNIHYYEVDIQKRVLITSIMNYLGDMAMYQSETLGVGIDYLKENKMAWVLYKWDITIKSYPLLNETIKVETFAHSFKKFYADRKYDIFDGKGNIIGHADSIWILINTDTRRPIRVTKELYEVYGIEDSPNALKNIENILSINEVDNEKSFQVRYSDIDTNMHVNNVKYAAWAIETIPEDIILNKELKNIKVTYIKETKYGEIIKVSTQVIKEVDKTICRHRIVNEEGVELTLLESIWV
- a CDS encoding DUF1858 domain-containing protein; translation: MKITKDMTIGEVVRQKPESVQVLMNFGMGCVGCPSAQAETLEEASMVHGLNLEELMTAINA
- a CDS encoding NAD(P)/FAD-dependent oxidoreductase; translation: MKHTLIIVGGGASGLTAALIAKDSGIDVAIIEGSDRIGKKILTTGNGRCNISNDNINNDRYHSDNPGFFADTLNSFSAADTIDFFASLGIPLVTVDGGKMFPMSMQASSVLDILRFSLDEKNIPVYTNTKAKEITKTKKGFKIYCSDNSIYECDRLILAAGGKCAPKTGSDGSGYTLARQLGHDVLPQVPALVQLKLNYSRLKALSGVKFDGYGEIFINGLCIQKEFGEILFTDYGISGPPILQLSRTAAYGLSKSNKVSLKIDMLPNISREDLPKFLNKHWSLFESRDLCDSFIGIIHKKLIPIILKEAKIEDMHKACCKLALIEKEAIYDLLKHWQFEVSGTNSFSNAQVTAGGINTKEINPQTLESNIIKGLFFAGEILDVDGDCGGFNLQWAWSSGAVAGRNASK